In the Cryptococcus decagattii chromosome 12, complete sequence genome, one interval contains:
- a CDS encoding peptidyl-tRNA hydrolase produces the protein MSTVRMEGIFPSIIFSILAFTLGYQAHSLLSRSTPAVAAPKSPKGTRSPRKFQQRDNYESASDTESDASDNAAALATDLSDIKYSSFEEMKLVLVVNDELKMTKGKIAAQAGHATLACAMTLKEANPKLFKAWQMQGQPKIALRGANTEEIETLAAQARSVNLCARTIRDAGRTQVAPGSKTIVGIGPGPAKLINTITGKLKLL, from the exons ATGAGCACCGTTAGAATGGAAG GGATCTTCCCATCCATTATCTTTTCCATTCTTGCTTTTACTTTAGGCTACCAAGCtcattctctcctctcccgcTCAACCCCAGCCGTCGCTGCTCCCAAATCTCCCAAGGGCACTAGATCACCCAGAAAATTTCAACAGCGAGACAACTATGAGTCAGCGTCTGACACCGAGTCTGATGcttccgacaatgccgCTGCACTCGCAACCGACCTTTCCGACATCAAGTATAGCAGCtttgaagagatgaagTTGGTGTTGGTCGTGAATGATGAGTTGAAGATGACTAAGGGGAAGATTGCGGCGCAGGCTGGCCATGCTACTTTGGCCTGTGCGATGACCCTCAAGGAAGCCAATCCCAAG CTCTTCAAGGCTTGGCAAATGCAAGG GCAACCAAAAATCGCTCTTCGTGGTGCCAACACTGAAGAGATTGAGACCCTCGCCGCCCAGGCTCGAAGCGTCAACCTCTGTGCTAGGACGATTAGGGATGC TGGACGGACGCAAGTTGCTCCCGGATCAAAAACCATTGTCGGTATCGGACC CGGTCCGGCCAAGCTCATCAACACCATTACGGGGAAGCTTAAGCTTCTTTGA
- a CDS encoding thioredoxin-like protein 4A has product MSYFMTHLHSGWHVDQAILVEEDRVVCIRFGHDHDEECMAMDETLYGVSEKVQNFAVLYLVDITEVPDFNKMYELYDNCTLMFFYRNKHIMIDLGTGNNNKINWAITDKQELIDIIETVYRGASKGRGLVVSPKDYSTRHKY; this is encoded by the exons ATGTCGTACTTTATGACCCA CCTTCACTCTGGCTGGCACGTCGACCAAGCCATCCtcgttgaagaagatcgtGTCGTCTGTATCCGTTTCGGCCACGACCACGATGAAGAATGTATGGCTATGGATGAGACACTTTATGGAGTATCTGAGAAGGTTCAAAACTTTGCGGTTCTCTACTTGG TCGACATCACAGAGGTGCCTGATTTCAACAAGATGTACGAATTGTACGACAACTGTACACTCATGTTCTTCTACCG AAATAAACACATCATGATCGACTTGGGAACGGGTAACAACAATAAGAT CAACTGGGCTATAACGGACAAACAAGAG CTCATTGATATCATCGAGACTGTCTACCGAGGAGCGTCCAAAGGTCGAGGTCTCGTCGTTTCTCCAAAAG ATTATTCTACTCGACACAAGTATTAA